Proteins from a genomic interval of Trichoderma breve strain T069 chromosome 2, whole genome shotgun sequence:
- a CDS encoding nineteen complex-related protein 2 domain-containing protein — translation MSSFGAKRKARVIKVDYDDDESSRDAPPVAEVGSVKDDAVKPTFGSKAGRKPFRQSGLRNTFNPRDEDASADKEETSQGNDEDDDGPVVVRPNNNRAGLSKQKKKLPKAKISFGDDAGEQDDEPSSDFTSTKKPAMGQKVLEKNTIKRGMAARGLPLPVRSYQDDDDRPKYSREYLDELQSSTPNTPSDLSSLKANLDDEMDLDPSELEGALIVDSPIPSSTGQPQTTQILTEAEIREKKERRARLAKEKDYIPMEDEDDYLSARKKKDETRLVAEDEDLGEGFDDYVEDGGLSLGKRAEKERRKQDRQKMAELINAAEGHTSDSSSDSDAERRIAYETAQTRAGMDGLKKPKKDPNEQLLQVPPKITPLPSLAECILQLQATLKSMENNINLKAATVGQLTREREDIIKREAEVQAFLNETGRQYEEALGRKPNSGSGIAGAELAGERGLESLGATPLNEVNMEDRD, via the exons ATGAGCTCGTTTGGCGCGAAACGAAAGGCGCGGGTCATCAAAGTTGAttacgatgatgacgagagcAGCAGGGACGCGCCACCCGTGGCCGAAGTTGGAAGCGTTAAAGATG ATGCTGTGAAGCCGACTTTTGGGTCTAAAGCAGGCCGGAAGCCATTTCGCCAATCTGGGCTACGGAATACGTTTAATCCACGAGACGAAGATGCATCAGCCGACAAGGAGGAGACCTCACAGGGcaacgacgaagatgacgacggtCCAGTAGTCGTACGGCCGAATAACAATCGAGCGGGCTTAtcgaaacaaaagaagaagcttccaaaagcaaagattTCGTTTGGAGACGACGCAGGGGAGCAGGATGACGAGCCAAGCAGCGATTTTACTTCAACAAAGAAGCCGGCAATGGGGCAGAAGGTTCTTGAAAAGAATACCATCAAACGAGGCATGGCAGCCCGAGGGCTACCATTACCTGTCAGATCATAccaggatgatgacgatCGGCCGAAATACAGCAGAGAATATCTCGATGAGCTTCAATCATCAACGCCAAACACCCCGAGCGACCTCTCATCCCTCAAAGCGAATCTCGATGACGAAATGGATCTGGATCCATCCGAACTAGAAGGAGCCTTGATAGTGGACTCCCCTATACCGTCTTCTACTGGTCAGCCTCAGACTACTCAGATCCTCACCGAAGCTGAAATtcgggagaagaaagagcGCAGAGCCCGattggcaaaggagaaggactATATTCCtatggaggatgaggatgattaTCTCTCAGctcgaaagaaaaaggacgAAACTCGGTTGGttgctgaggatgaggactTGGGAGAGGGCTTTGACGACTATGTTGAAGACGGTGGGCTTTCACTAGGCAAACGCGCGGAAAAGGAGCGGCGAAAACAGGATCGTCAAAAGATGGCTGAGCTCATTAATGCAGCCGAGGGCCATACCTCAGACTCCTCATCAGACAGCGATGCCGAGCGACGAATCGCCTACGAAACAGCGCAGACGCGTGCAGGAATGGATGGCCtgaagaagccgaagaaggACCCCAATGAGCAGCTGTTACAAGTTCCACCCAAGATCACACCGTTGCCGAGTCTTGCAGAATGCATACTGCAGTTACAGGCTACACTGAAATCGATGGAGAATaacatcaacctcaaggCGGCAACGGTGGGGCAACTCACgcgcgagagagaagacataATCAAAAGGGAAGCCGAAGTACAGGCTTTTTTGAACGAAACGGGCAGGCAATACGAGGAAGCTCTGGGGCGGAAACCCAACTCTGGCAGTGGAATCGCTGGCGCTGAGTTAGCTGGCGAGAGGGGATTGGAGAGCTTGGGAGCAACGCCGCTGAACGAGGTTAATATGGAGGACAGAGATTGA
- a CDS encoding LSM domain-containing protein gives MAPAQPELKKYLDKRLFVQLNGSRKVIGVLRGYDVFLNIVLDEAVEEKDGGEKIRLGMVVIRGNSVVMLEALERIGGDDRQNR, from the exons ATGGCGCCTGCCCAACCTGAGCTGAAGAAG TATCTCGACAAGAGGCTGTTTGTCCAGCTCAACGGGAGCCGAAAGGTCATCGGTGTACTCCGCGGATACGAT GTCTTCTTGAACATCGTATTGGACGAGGCGGTCGAGGAGAAAGACGGCGGCGAGAAGATTAGGCTCGGCATGGTG GTCATCCGTGGCAACTCCGTGGTCATGCTGGAGGCTCTGGAGAGAAtcggcggcgacgacagGCAGAACCGATAA
- a CDS encoding rhodanese-like domain-containing protein yields the protein MASSEQQGSSILAFEEIPPSDVSCAVIEPSDVYEWIEHTKAAGDHARKDFLLVDVRRNDWEGGTIATSVNLPAQSFYPTRSGVYQLCKQAGVKKVIFYCGSCGSRGPKCAGWFQDYLNSIGETEMTAAILKGGVKGWQKTYNGQNMDHYDPNAWGSQSK from the exons ATGGCGTCTTCTGAACAGCAAGGGAGCTCCATCCTTGCCTTTGAAGAAATACCACCGTCTGACGTCTCCTGTGCTGTCATTGAGCCTTCGGACGTCTACGAGTGGATTGAGCACACCAAGGCGGCAGGAGATCACGCGCGGAAAGACTTTTTGCTGGTCGATGTGCGCCGGAATGATTGGGAGGGCGGCACAATTGCTACGTCTGTGAACCTGCCGGCTCAGTCGTTCTATCCTACTCGTTCGGGGGTGTATCAGCTTTGCAAGCAGGCTGGGGTAAAGAAGGTTATATTCTACTGCG GGAGCTGTGGAAGTCGAGGGCCGAAATGCGCAGGGTGGTTCCAAGACTATCTCAATTCGATTGGGGAAACCGAAATGACGGCCGCCATTCTCAAAGGAGGCGTCAAGGGGTGGCAGAAAACGTACAATGGCCAGAATATGGACCATTATGACCCGAATGCCTGGGGTTCACAGAGCAAGTAG